The genomic interval CGGCCGGCGCCGGCCACCCGGCCGGCCAGGGCACGCGGCCCTGCCGGGGGCTGCGGGCCGGTCACGACGTGCCTGTCACGGCGGCCGCGGCCCGGTCGGCCTCGACCATCTCCCCCACGATCTCCTCGAACGTCACCGACGGCTCCCAGCCCAGCACCCGGCGGGCATGCGAGGCGTCCCCCACGAGCGCGACGCTGTCGACCGGGCGGTAGAACCGCGGGTCGACGACGACGTGGTCCTCCCAGGCGGGCACGCCCGCGGCGGCGAAGGCCGTCGCGACGAGCTCGCGGACGGTGCGCCCCTGGCCGGTGGCCACGACGAAGTCGTCGGGGGCGTCGGCCTGCGCCATGAGCCGGAGCGCGCGCACGTAGTCCGGGGCCCAGCCCCAGTCCCGGACCGCGTCGAGGTTGCCGAGCCGGAGCTCCTGCTGGGCGCCGCGGGCCACGTCCACCGCGCCGCGCGTGATCTTGCGGGTGACGAAGGCGTCCGGCCGCCGGGGCGACTCGTGGTTGTAGAGCAGCGCCACCGACACGAAGAGCCCCGTGGCGCGGTAGACCCGCGCCAGGTGCCAGGCGTAGGCCTTCGCGGCGCCGTAGGGCGAGCCCGGCCGCACCGGCGTGGCCTCGTCCTGCGGGCTCACGTCCCCGCCGCCGAACACCTCGGCGCTGGAGGCGACGACCACCCGGGGCGGGGTCTCCTGGGCGGCGACGGCGCCGAGCAGGCGGGCCACCGCCGCCCCGGTGACGTCGGCGGCCAGCGCCGGCTCGTCCCACGAGCGGGCGACCGAGGACAGCCCGGCGAGGTGGAAGACGACGTCGGGGCGCGCGCGCCCGAGCAGGGCCGGGAACAGGTCCGGGTCGGACAGGTCCCCGACCTCGACGTCGACCCCGGCCGTGACGACCTCGTCGGCGTCGCGCACCAGGCCGGTCACCTGCCACCCCTCGCCGAGCAGCTGCTCGGCGAGGTAGCCGCCGTCCTGGCCCGTGACGCCGGTGACGAGCGCGCGCCGTCCCTCTGGCACCGTCGTGCCGCTCAGGAGGACAGCTTGCGCTGCTCCGCGAGGTCGTTGTCGACCATCATCCGGACCAGCTCCTCGAACCCGACCTTGGGCGTCCAGCCCAGCGCCTCCTTGGCCTTGGCCGGGTCGCCGATGAGCAGGTCGACCTCGGCCGGGCGGAAGAAGCGGGGGTCCTGGACGACCTTGTCCGACCAGTCCTCGATGCCGACGTGGGCAAAGGCGACGTCGAGCAGCTCGCGGATGGAGTGCGTCTCGCCCGTGGCGACGACGTAGTCGTCGGCCTCGTCCTGCTGGAGCATCCGCCACATCGCGTCGACGTAGTCCCCGGCGAAGCCCCAGTCGCGGCGCGCGTCGAGGTTGCCGAGCGTGATGACGTCCTGGGTGCCGAGCGCGATCCGGGACACCGCCTGCGTCACCTTGCGGGTG from Aquipuribacter hungaricus carries:
- a CDS encoding GDP-mannose 4,6-dehydratase — translated: MPEGRRALVTGVTGQDGGYLAEQLLGEGWQVTGLVRDADEVVTAGVDVEVGDLSDPDLFPALLGRARPDVVFHLAGLSSVARSWDEPALAADVTGAAVARLLGAVAAQETPPRVVVASSAEVFGGGDVSPQDEATPVRPGSPYGAAKAYAWHLARVYRATGLFVSVALLYNHESPRRPDAFVTRKITRGAVDVARGAQQELRLGNLDAVRDWGWAPDYVRALRLMAQADAPDDFVVATGQGRTVRELVATAFAAAGVPAWEDHVVVDPRFYRPVDSVALVGDASHARRVLGWEPSVTFEEIVGEMVEADRAAAAVTGTS